In Oryza glaberrima chromosome 8, OglaRS2, whole genome shotgun sequence, the following are encoded in one genomic region:
- the LOC127781331 gene encoding uncharacterized protein LOC127781331: MALAMAPRLVHHPCCMMLSKNPRTPPPPPAMHHHHAHKPLITALTSTSSFLLRSVDVSKDDKPLETATTTTPPTPAPAAAAPETEQAEAVASPELELELEEGPKVDPRRLEEKFAVLNTGVYECRSCGYRYDQAAGDPSYPVPPGLPFEQLPDDWRCPTCGAAQSFFESKSVEIAGFAQNQQFGLGGNSLTGDQKALLIYGSLLVGFLFFLSGYFLQ; the protein is encoded by the coding sequence ATGGCATTAGCCATGGCGCCCAGGCTAGTCCACCACCCTTGCTGCATGATGCTCTCCAAGAACCCaagaacgccgccgccaccgccggcgatgCACCACCACCATGCCCACAAGCCGCTCATCACCGCGCTCACCAGCACGTCGTCGTTCTTGCTCCGCTCCGTCGACGTCTCCAAGGACGACAAGCCGCTGGAGACGGCGACTACGACAACCCCGCCTActccggcaccggcggcggcggctccggagACCGAACaagcggaggcggtggcgtcgccggagttggagttggagctggaggAGGGGCCGAAGGTGGACccgcggcggctggaggagaAGTTCGCGGTGCTGAACACGGGGGTGTACGAGTGCCGGTCGTGCGGGTACCGGTACGACCAGGCCGCCGGTGACCCGTCGTACCCGGTGCCGCCGGGGCTGCCGTTCGAGCAGCTCCCCGACGACTGGCGGTGCCCGACGTGCGGCGCGGCGCAGTCCTTCTTCGAGAGCAAGAGCGTCGAGATCGCTGGGTTCGCGCAGAACCAGCAGTTCGGCCTCGGCGGCAACTCCCTCACCGGCGACCAGAAAGCGCTGCTCATCTACGGCAGCCTCCTCGTcggcttcctcttcttcctctccggcTACTTCCTCCAATGA